The Geobacter metallireducens GS-15 region AGGGACTGGGCCTCCTCCTGTTCGGGGAACCCCAGGTCGGCGAGCCGCCCCGAGCGGAAGCGGAAAGCGAGTTCTTCCAGCTCATCCTCGACTTCACTCTTCACCCCTTCCATAATTCCCAGGTAGAACTCGTGATTGGTGCGATAGACGATGTCGAGGAAACTGCCGACGGTCCGGGCGTGCTTGTCATTTTTGAACGTGATGAAATAGAGGTTGTCGAAGGTATGGTCCCAGTCGGCGGTCCGTTCCTCGTCCGGCAGGAGCTCGCCGATTCCGCCCCCCACGCTGATCTCCTTTTCGAGCATGAGGAGGAGAAGCTCCAGGTCCAGGTGAGGAAGCTGCTCCGCAACCACCTCCTCCCCCGCCTCAAGAAGATGGCCGAGCCATTCGTAGGACTTGTCGGCGGTGAAGTTCCATTTGTCCCAGAGCTCCATGTCGAGGATGAAGGTTCGCTGTTCGGGTGACGCCAGTTCCCAGAGCCCCATGGCGTCCGTCTCGCCGATCTCCTTGATGAGCCAATAGAGTTCCTGTTCGGGGAGCGACCGGGCAAGGGACTTCGCCTCCGGATCGGCAAGGATGAGGTCCATCCGCTGCTTCGCCGGCAGTTCCCGCAGGGCGGCTATCGTGTCATTATTTCCCATGTATCGGATCACTCCTTTGTCTTGGACCGTTTCGGCCGCCCATTCATCGTTGTCCGCGTACGCTTTATCCCCAGCGCCCGGCGATAGGCGCAGTCGTCATGGAGCCAGGGGAGCTCTCGGACCAGTTCTTCGGTCAGCTTGACGCATTCGGGATTTATCTCGAAGCGGCGTTCGTAGATGACGCACTGGCGGGTGGCCACATCTAGGTAGCGGCACGGGGTCTGGGTGAAAAAGATGGTGCCGGAGTCGTCCTCGATCTTCTCGAAGCAGCAGAGGCCGCATTGTCGGCAGAGGGACTCCCAGGCGGCGTCGTGGTTGTCGGGCTGTTTCATGGGGTGAGGATACCGGAAGGGTCGTCAACCTGTCAACGGATGATGCCGGCTGACGGCACCGGCAGGGACTGTGTTACAACGGTGAAAATACCCTCGGACCCGCAACAGGGGGGCAAGCGGCCATTGAAAACTCCCCGGGCTCTGTTTTACTTAACCAGCGAAGGGAGCAGGTCGGCTGGATGCCGGAGGAGTCCCCGCGGGGCCTTCTCCGGGAAAGGAGAGGAAACGTGAAACTCTATCTGATCCGCCATGGGGAGGCCGTCGAGCGGGGCGAGACGGTCCGGGAGGAGGACCGCTGGCTTACCGCCGTCGGGCGTGACGGGTTCCGGGCAAACGCCCGACGTCTGGCAAAGAAGGTGGTCGCTCCCGAAGTAATCGTTACGAGTCCCCTGGTGCGGGCCGTGCAGACGGCCGATATCCTCGCCGAGGTTCTCGGTTTTTCCGGCGAAGTCACCGTATCGCAGGAGCTGGCGCCGGGGTTCAGTTCAGAGGGGCTCTTCCGCCTGGCAGGTGTCCGCGGATCGCCCCGGAGCCTGGCTGTGGTAGGGCACGAGCCCGACCTGGGTGAGGTTTTCGGTCGGTTGTTGGGGCGCGACGGCGCGCTTCCCCTCAAAAAAGGGGCGATTGTGGCACTGAGGCTGGATTCGGCGGAGAGCGGAACGCCTGCCCGGTTCCTGTGGATGATTCAGCGGGGCAAGAAGTTTCGTGAACTTCCCGAACCCGGTTAAGGTTCGGTGAAATTCGAAAATTTGACCGGCGCAGGGAAGGGGAAGCCCTTGACGATCACGGACGAAACGCCTCTCTGGGTCGCAGCACCGGCGCTTCTGGCGGCCCGGACCGATGATTTCTTCGGCCGGTGGCGCAGGGCACTGAAGACCCTGGATTCTGAGGATATTCACGATCTGCGGGTCTCCTCCCGTCGGCTCCGGGAGGGATGTGTCCTTTTCTCTCCCCTCTACCCGGACGGACTCGCCCGGGTCATCCGGCGGGTGCGGAAGGTGACGAGGCTCCTGGGCCCCCTCCGCAATGCCGACGAGGCTGTTTTCTTTTTCCGGGAGCTGTCCGTGGCGCTTCCGGAGCCGTGCAGGGAAAGTCTCGGCGTCCTCATGGGCCGTCAGGAGGCCCTGAGGAACGTAGAACATCGGCGGCTCGCGAAGGGGCTTGAGAGTCTCGGCGCGGGGAAGACCAACTCCGCCTTTGTCCGGGCCATGGCACGGCCGGCCGTTTTTCCGCAACCCCCTGTCGCCGTCGATCCCTTCACCCCCATCGGCTCTTTTGCCGCCGCGGCCCTAGATGGAAGCCTCGCCGATCTTCTCCCCCTGGTGCCTTCAGCGCGTGACGAAGAAGCAGCGGCGGCCCAGCACGCGCTACGGATCGCCGTCAAGCACTACCGCTACCGCGTCGAGATTCTCTCGTTCCTCATGGCCGCGGAGGGGTACGGGGATATCCACGCCACGATCAAGGCCTACCAGGACTGCCTGGGAACCATGCACGACCTGGATGTCTTCGTCGACATGGTGCGGCACGGGGGGTTGCCTCCGGAAGTTGAATGTGTCATCCTGAATGCCATTGCCGAGCGGCGCGGGAAGTCTTTTGCCCGCTTCGGGGAACTGCTCGGAGGGCATCCCTTCGAACTGATCGGAGAAGAGGTGAGGAGAGCGCTGTGAAGAAGAACCGGCTTGCAGCCATCGATATCGGGACCAACTCCATCCGCTGCATCGTGGTGGAGGTGACGAAGACCGGCTCCTTCCGCGTCCTGGACGACGAGAAGGCCACGGTGCGCCTGGGGGAGGGGCTGGCCGCCAGCGGTTCCCTCTCGCAGGCCGCCTGGGAGCGAGCCGTGACGGCTCTCACGCGGATGAAGAAGATCGTGGACGGCTACGGCGTGAAGGCCATCGAGGCGGTGGCCACGAGCGCGGTTCGGAAGGCCGCCAACGGCGCGGCGTTCATCGCTGCCATCGCCGAGCAGGTGGGGGTTGCGGTGGTAGTCATCAGCGGCGAGGAGGAGGCGGAGCTGGCGGCCCTCTCGGTGCGGAACCACTTCGACATGGAAGGCGCCCGTTACGCCATGGTCGACATCGGCGGCGGGAGCCTGGAGGTGGTGTCGGCCCTTGGCACCCACATCGAGGAGATCTATTCCCTGGAGCTGGGGGCGGTCTTTCTCACCGAGAAGTTCATGGCGGGGGATTCCGCGCGGCAGCCCGGTCAGGATAAGCTCCGCAAATACGTCCGCTCAAGCCTCAAGGAGGTCTTTGCCGGGGAGCGGTCCCAGTTCCAGTGCCTCGTGGGCTCCGGCGGCACCATCACCGCGATCGCAGCCATGGTCATGGCCATGCGGGGGGAGGGGTACGGCTCGGTCCACCGCTACGAGGTGCTCCGTTCCGAGGTGGTGCACCTCCTCGCCATGCTGGCGCGCAAAACGGTAAA contains the following coding sequences:
- a CDS encoding DUF6178 family protein — translated: MGNNDTIAALRELPAKQRMDLILADPEAKSLARSLPEQELYWLIKEIGETDAMGLWELASPEQRTFILDMELWDKWNFTADKSYEWLGHLLEAGEEVVAEQLPHLDLELLLLMLEKEISVGGGIGELLPDEERTADWDHTFDNLYFITFKNDKHARTVGSFLDIVYRTNHEFYLGIMEGVKSEVEDELEELAFRFRSGRLADLGFPEQEEAQSLYARIDPASFVLEGGKELFPAAVHRHLPVRPGAAESLLGRLLARPGAEEINQELTYLVNSALVVDGTALHDREAMLAIFERVHGYLNIALEFLARNDEEKAAAILAGERLKRLFRLGFSIVMDLAKQARGLTSDDYATGKALRALTATPPRYHRAFDPDGVDGFREFREMADVERVREFLVRV
- a CDS encoding YcgN family cysteine cluster protein, yielding MKQPDNHDAAWESLCRQCGLCCFEKIEDDSGTIFFTQTPCRYLDVATRQCVIYERRFEINPECVKLTEELVRELPWLHDDCAYRRALGIKRTRTTMNGRPKRSKTKE
- the sixA gene encoding phosphohistidine phosphatase SixA, which gives rise to MKLYLIRHGEAVERGETVREEDRWLTAVGRDGFRANARRLAKKVVAPEVIVTSPLVRAVQTADILAEVLGFSGEVTVSQELAPGFSSEGLFRLAGVRGSPRSLAVVGHEPDLGEVFGRLLGRDGALPLKKGAIVALRLDSAESGTPARFLWMIQRGKKFRELPEPG
- a CDS encoding CHAD domain-containing protein, whose amino-acid sequence is MTITDETPLWVAAPALLAARTDDFFGRWRRALKTLDSEDIHDLRVSSRRLREGCVLFSPLYPDGLARVIRRVRKVTRLLGPLRNADEAVFFFRELSVALPEPCRESLGVLMGRQEALRNVEHRRLAKGLESLGAGKTNSAFVRAMARPAVFPQPPVAVDPFTPIGSFAAAALDGSLADLLPLVPSARDEEAAAAQHALRIAVKHYRYRVEILSFLMAAEGYGDIHATIKAYQDCLGTMHDLDVFVDMVRHGGLPPEVECVILNAIAERRGKSFARFGELLGGHPFELIGEEVRRAL